From a region of the Etheostoma cragini isolate CJK2018 chromosome 20, CSU_Ecrag_1.0, whole genome shotgun sequence genome:
- the dio3a gene encoding iodothyronine deiodinase 3a gives MNTIKAIKNAIVCVVLLPRFLIAAVMFWLLDFLCIRKRVFFRMKEQEGDAIDPPLCISDSNRFFSVESLKAVWHGHKLDFLKAAHLGHGAPNTEVVQLEDQRRSRILDYAKDKRPLILNFGSCTUPPFMARLKAFQGVVQQNADIADSVVVYIEEAHPSDGWMSTDAPYQIPKHRCLEDRLKAAQLMHLEVPGCPVVVDSMENSSNAAYGAYFDRLYILQEGKIVYQGGRGPEGYRITELRDWLDQYRETLKKPTNLVINV, from the coding sequence ATGAATACAATTAAAGCCATTAAAAATGCAATAGTCTGTGTCGTCTTGTTGCCGCGTTTTCTGATAGCTGCAGTCATGTTTTGGCTGCTTGACTTTTTATGCATAAGGAAAAGGGTTTTCTTCAGGATGAAGGAGCAGGAGGGCGATGCCATCGACCCTCCGCTGTGCATATCGGACTCCAATCGTTTCTTTAGCGTGGAGTCCCTCAAGGCAGTGTGGCACGGCCATAAACTGGACTTTCTGAAGGCAGCGCATCTCGGACACGGAGCGCCCAACACCGAAGTTGTTCAGCTGGAGGATCAGCGGCGCAGCCGCATCCTCGATTACGCAAAAGACAAGAGACCGCTCATCCTCAACTTTGGCAGCTGCACCTGACCACCGTTCATGGCGCGTCTGAAGGCTTTCCAGGGAGTCGTGCAGCAGAACGCAGATATAGCAGACTCTGTAGTTGTGTACATCGAGGAAGCGCACCCCTCCGACGGCTGGATGAGCACCGACGCGCCCTATCAGATCCCCAAACACCGGTGTCTAGAGGACCGACTGAAAGCTGCGCAGCTGATGCACCTGGAGGTGCCCGGTTGCCCGGTCGTGGTTGACAGTATGGAAAACTCCTCTAACGCGGCGTACGGAGCTTATTTCGACAGACTTTATATACTGCAAGAGGGAAAGATAGTTTACCAGGGTGGCAGAGGACCTGAGGGGTATCGCATCACAGAGCTCAGAGACTGGCTGGACCAATACAGAGAAACGCTGAAAAAGCCCACTAATCTAGTTATCAATGTATAG